A portion of the Stigmatella aurantiaca DW4/3-1 genome contains these proteins:
- a CDS encoding dipeptide epimerase yields the protein MPLVLNAHIVELPLRHAWTIARGTSTSKRNVLVELHSGKHTGRGEAAPNVRYGESAETVLEALRVLAPVVTGGDPRHFREVSEALQAAVPGHGAAKAAVDIALHDLAGKMLGVPLYRVWGVDPARMPLTSFSIGIDEPETLARKVREAEPYPVLKVKLGAGRVREVFGAVRSATSKVIRVDANEAWRPDEALEHIEWLATQGVELVEQPLPAADVEGARWLKARSPLPLVADEALVHASDVPRLAEGYHGINIKLQKAGGIREAMRTLDVARACGLKVMIGCMVETAVGIAAAAHLGPLADWLDLDGNLLLAEDPFQGHPVEQGRIRLLEGPGLGVEPR from the coding sequence ATGCCTCTGGTGTTGAACGCCCACATCGTTGAGCTGCCGCTTCGCCACGCCTGGACCATCGCCCGGGGGACCAGTACCTCCAAGCGCAACGTCCTCGTGGAGCTTCACTCCGGAAAGCACACGGGGCGGGGCGAGGCAGCTCCCAACGTCCGTTACGGTGAGTCCGCAGAGACGGTGCTGGAGGCCCTCCGTGTCCTCGCGCCGGTGGTGACGGGGGGGGATCCCCGTCACTTCCGGGAGGTGTCGGAGGCGCTCCAGGCCGCCGTGCCCGGCCATGGCGCGGCGAAGGCGGCGGTGGACATCGCCTTGCACGATCTGGCGGGAAAGATGCTGGGCGTGCCGTTGTACCGGGTGTGGGGGGTGGATCCGGCGCGAATGCCCCTCACCTCGTTCTCCATTGGCATCGATGAACCGGAGACGCTCGCACGCAAGGTCCGGGAGGCGGAGCCGTACCCGGTCCTCAAGGTGAAGCTGGGGGCTGGACGCGTCCGGGAGGTCTTCGGCGCGGTGCGCTCCGCCACGTCCAAGGTGATTCGCGTGGACGCCAACGAAGCGTGGCGCCCCGACGAGGCCCTGGAGCACATCGAATGGCTGGCCACCCAGGGCGTTGAGCTGGTGGAGCAGCCGCTGCCGGCCGCGGACGTGGAAGGCGCCCGGTGGCTGAAGGCCCGCTCGCCCTTGCCGTTGGTGGCGGACGAAGCCCTGGTCCACGCCTCGGACGTGCCGCGCCTGGCCGAGGGCTACCACGGCATCAACATCAAGCTGCAGAAGGCCGGTGGCATCCGCGAGGCGATGCGCACCCTCGATGTGGCGCGGGCCTGTGGGCTGAAGGTGATGATCGGTTGCATGGTGGAGACCGCCGTGGGCATCGCGGCCGCGGCCCACCTGGGCCCTCTGGCGGACTGGCTGGACCTGGACGGCAATCTTCTGCTGGCCGAGGACCCTTTCCAGGGCCACCCGGTGGAGCAGGGGCGCATCCGGCTGCTGGAAGGTCCGGGGCTGGGCGTGGAGCCCCGGTGA
- a CDS encoding DUF819 domain-containing protein, translating into MTPALVQDPMAVLAVLLGMLGLLVLVDRHPRVHRFFGVVPLIVFIYFVPTALSNLGVLPLQSELYRFVRVYLLPASLVLLVLSVDLPSIVRLGRNAVVLFLAGAVGIVLGGPLAYLALGGFVPAELGDQAWKGLAALSGSWIGGSANFVAIGQSVGALDSTLSMLVVVDVGVSNIWTAVLLSFAGRERKMDERLGADRRTLDAVREEVERLQAGSARPASLADLLWMLAIAFGSTVACTALARELPDLGTVVTGSTWVVLLVTGVGVVLSFTPARKLEGAGASRMGSVLLYLLIATIGAQAEFRRLLDAPALVAVGMLWMAFHAAVILGVRRLLKAPIFFAAVGSQANVGGTASASVVAAAFHPALAPVGVLLAVLGYVLGTYGGLVCAVLLEQVYHLIR; encoded by the coding sequence GTGACACCGGCGCTCGTCCAGGACCCCATGGCGGTGCTCGCGGTGCTGCTGGGCATGCTCGGCCTGCTCGTCCTCGTGGACCGTCACCCGCGGGTTCACCGCTTTTTCGGCGTGGTGCCGCTGATCGTCTTCATCTACTTCGTCCCCACGGCGCTCTCGAACCTGGGCGTCCTTCCGCTCCAGTCGGAGCTGTACCGCTTCGTGCGCGTGTACCTGCTTCCCGCGAGCCTCGTGTTGCTGGTGCTGTCGGTGGATCTGCCCTCCATCGTCCGGCTGGGGCGCAATGCGGTGGTGCTTTTCTTGGCGGGGGCGGTGGGCATCGTCCTCGGGGGGCCGCTGGCCTACCTGGCGCTGGGGGGCTTCGTGCCGGCGGAGCTGGGAGACCAGGCGTGGAAGGGGCTGGCGGCGCTGAGCGGCTCGTGGATTGGCGGCAGCGCGAACTTCGTGGCCATTGGCCAGAGCGTGGGCGCGCTGGACAGCACGCTGAGCATGCTGGTGGTGGTGGATGTGGGCGTCTCCAACATCTGGACGGCGGTGTTGCTGTCCTTCGCGGGCCGCGAGCGCAAGATGGACGAGCGGCTGGGGGCGGACCGGCGCACGCTGGATGCCGTCCGGGAGGAAGTGGAGCGCCTCCAGGCCGGGAGCGCGCGGCCGGCGAGCCTGGCGGACCTGCTCTGGATGCTGGCCATCGCCTTTGGGTCCACGGTGGCCTGCACGGCGCTGGCGCGCGAGCTGCCGGATCTGGGCACCGTGGTGACGGGCTCCACCTGGGTGGTGCTGCTGGTGACGGGGGTGGGCGTGGTGCTCTCGTTCACCCCCGCCCGGAAGCTGGAGGGGGCGGGGGCCAGCCGCATGGGCTCGGTGCTGCTGTACCTGCTGATTGCCACCATCGGCGCCCAGGCCGAGTTCCGCCGCCTGCTGGACGCACCGGCGCTCGTGGCGGTGGGGATGCTGTGGATGGCCTTCCACGCGGCGGTGATTCTCGGGGTGCGGCGGCTGCTCAAGGCCCCCATCTTCTTCGCGGCGGTGGGCTCCCAGGCGAATGTGGGGGGAACCGCCTCCGCCTCGGTGGTGGCCGCGGCGTTCCACCCGGCGCTGGCCCCCGTGGGCGTCCTGTTGGCCGTGCTGGGCTATGTGCTGGGCACCTATGGCGGGCTGGTGTGCGCGGTCCTGCTGGAGCAGGTTTACCACCTCATTCGTTGA